The following proteins come from a genomic window of Nicotiana tomentosiformis chromosome 12, ASM39032v3, whole genome shotgun sequence:
- the LOC138903386 gene encoding F-box protein CPR1-like, with translation MSSRYGFGYDELHDDYKLVVIFNIFDDYRDDYASFKTKIKVYSLKTDSWRSVKDFQGSSLIDCSAKFVKGKLYWTKSATARAYNSEYGCTIIHFYEYDDGNRCNIISFDLAYETWGEVEQPNYGKGKFDLMLGILGGDLVVLCNYEGSHSDVWLMKYYGVKPSWTTMFAINCPDDPGKYDYYPRCSLSFSPLFCQLDKGEILLLYRSVFMIYNPKDDSIRVIRQPEITKPKSCFQAEIFIESLVNPLSTADQGLVNQED, from the exons ATGTCATCAAG ATATGGTTTTGGATATGATGAGTTACACGACGATTATAAACTAGTGGTGATTTTCAATATCTTTGATGATTATCGAGATGATTATGCTTCATTTAAGACCAAGATCAAGGTTTACAGTTTGAAGACTGATTCTTGGAGATCGGTCAAGGATTTTCAGGGAAGCTCTTTGATAGATTGTTCAGCTAAGTTTGTCAAGGGGAAGCTTTATTGGACTAAATCTGCTACTGCTCGTGCCTACAATAGCGAATATGGCTGCACCATAATTCATTTTTATGAGTACGATGACGGAAATCGTTGCAACATCATTTCTTTTGATTTAGCATATGAGACATGGGGTGAGGTGGAGCAACCCAATTATGGAAAAGGTAAATTTGATTTAATGCTGGGAATTTTGGGAGGTGATCTTGTTGTGCTTTGTAACTATGAGGGAAGTCATTCTGATGTGTGGCTTATGAAATATTACGGAGTTAAACCATCTTGGACAACGATGTTCGCCATTAACTGTCCTGATGATCCTGGGAAGTATGACTATTATCCACGCTGTTCCTTGTCATTTTCCCCGCTGTTTTGCCAGCTAGATAAGGGTGAAATTTTACTTTTATATCGGTCAGTTTTCATGATATACAATCCAAAGGATGATTCAATCAGAGTTATCAGACAACCAGAGATTACTAAACCTAAGAGCTGTTTTCAGGCAGAAATCTTTATCGAAAGCCTCGTTAATCCCTTGTCGACAGCTGATCAGGGACTTGTTAACCAAGAAGACTGA
- the LOC104121413 gene encoding uncharacterized protein: MKNQPSIRPLGQRSIASTFLFRSSNQSTGCEKKVESKATNQKGSSISLSDFLSKKLHKSPVLPGVVPGNKKISVPASSKVTSKSINGQINRGKDGETGIPCALDAIFEQYKNTMKGNQDVSAPNDCGEVSVCSTDDVRTSRKRGLIEGSSGNQSARKVLAVLGEGSAEKRRRKVRMINNIEKPSTLFNHYANGGGWWDCNMEGVDNEEVGCNEVWEGMGSTTLGGLEWH; the protein is encoded by the exons ATGAAAAACCAACCTTCAATACGACCATTAGGGCAGCGTTCAATTGCTTCAACTTTCCTCTTTCGTTCTTCAAATCA GTCTACTGGTTGCGAGAAGAAAGTGGAAAGCAAAGCTACCAATCAAAAGGGTTCAAGCATTTCTTTATCTGACTTCCTCAGCAAAAAATTGCACAAAAGTCCTGTTTTGCCCGGAGTAGTTCCA GGAAATAAGAAAATCTCAGTGCCAGCAAGTAGCAAAGTCACAAGTAAGTCCATTAATGGACAAATCAACCGCGGGAAAGATGGAGAAACAGGAATTCCGTGTGCTCTTGATGCTATTTTTGAACAATACAAGAACACCATGAAAGGGAACCAAGATGTTTCTGCTCCTAATGATTGTGGTGAGGTTTCAGTTTGTAGCACAGATGATGTCAGAACATCAAGAAAAAGAGGTCTTATTGAAG GTAGCAGCGGAAACCAATCTGCTCGAAAAGTTTTGGCAGTTCTTGGAGAAGGTTCAGCAGAAAAGCGTAGACGAAAAGTGAGAATGATCAATAACATTGAGAAACCTAGTACCCTCTTCAATCATT ATGCCAATGGAGGTGGCTGGTGGGATTGCAACATGGAAGGTGTTGATAATGAAGAAGTGGGGTGTAATGAAGTATGGGAAGGAATGGGTTCTACAACTTTAGGGGGATTGGAATGGCACTGA